The genomic segment CTCGGCAGGGGGCTGCACGGGTCCGTGCTCGCGGAGTACCCTTCCGTGATCGTTGGGTGGGGGAGTGGAAGGCGGTGCGCGGGTGAGCTCGGGAGGGTTCGAGCTGCCTCCGGGTGACGTGAGTCACGAGGGGGAGTCGAACGACGGACCGCCCGGGACGGTATCCCTGGCGCAACCCCTGGAGATCGGCGCGGAGCTGGGATGGAGCGCCGAGGACTGGGGCGAGGTGCGGACACGTGCCCAGCGCGCCGGCCGTGCGTACATCTGGCTGAATCTCGTCGAACAGCGGCTCCGCGCGGTCGTCTCCGCCGTGCTGCGCCCCGTCTACGCTCCGGTCAACGGCGAGGACTGGGTGGTGGCCGCCGCCGGGCCCGCCGGGCAGGAGTGGGTGCAGAGGGCCGTCGCGGTGCGTGAGGTGTCCCGCAGGAAGGGCTATCTGCTCGACCCGGCCGACGACAACGTCCTCAGCTTCCTGACTCTGCCTCAGCTGCGCGAGCTGATGGTCCAGCACTGGCCGTGCTTCGAGCCCTACTTCGACGACCGGCGCGACGTGGAGCTGGCCCTGGACGAGCTGGAGGTCGCGCGGAACGTCGTCTCCCGCAACCGCGCCCTCAACGAGGCCGTCCACGCCCAGGCCGAGCGCGCCTCCCAGCGGCTCCTGACCATCCTCGGCGGCGGGGCCGCCGTCCCCTCCTCCGACCGGCTCCCCGTCGACGCCGTCGAGTCCCTGGTCGGCGACCGGTACGCCGACGTCGTCCAGGTCCACCCCGACCGGGTCCGGCTCCAGCGCCAGCTGCCCGCCGAGGACCTGTTCGGCAACGCGCGCCGGCTCGACGCGATCGGCATAGGGCTCAACCTGCTCGTCCAGAACTTCTCCGGGCGCCGCCTGGTCCGTCTCGCCGAGACCGGCTGCCGGATCAGGCTGCTCTTCATCAACCCGGCCAGCAGCGCGGTCCGCCGCCGCGAACGGGAACTCAACCTCCGCAAGGGCGAGCTGAGCCGGTCGGTGGAGATGAACATCCTCCACATGCGACGGGTGCGCGCCCGACTCCGCGACCCGGGAGCCTTCCAGATCCAGGTGTTCGACGAGACCCCGCGCTTCACCGCCTACCTGGTGGACGGCGACGGCCCCGACGCGGTCGGCGTCGTCCAGCCCTATCTGCGCCGCGCCCGCGGGATGGAGGCGCCCGTCCTGGTCCTCCGGGGCGGCGGGCGTGCGGTCGTCCGCGCGGGGCAGGAGGCCGAGCACGGGCTGTTCGAGACGTACCGCGAGGAGTTCGAGTCGGTGTGGACCGACTCCCGCCCGGTCTCCTGAGGCTCGCGGAAGCCCTTCCTGAGGCTTCCCGAAGTCCCTCCGGGAAACACCGGACCGTCCTCCGGGCGGCGCCGGGCCCGGCCGCCCGCCGACCCCGCCCGCCGACCGGTGTGTCAGTGGTGCGTGGCAGGGTGTTCCTCACTGGGGGTAAGCACCATGGAGGAGGTACGGGATGAGCTGGATCAGTGGGCCGCTGGTGGCCTTCGACCTGGAGACCACGGGCACCGACGTCGAGACCGACCGCATCGTCACGGCGGCGGTCGTGCGGCTCGATCCTGACGGGACGGTCGCGGAGGAGCGCACCTGGCTGCTCGATCCGGGGGTGGCCATACCCGAACAGGCCTCGGCGATCCACGGCATCTCGACCGACCGTGCGCGCGAGCACGGGGCGCCCGCCGCTGCCGCCGTCGAGGAGATCACGCGGACCGTCGCCGACGGGCTGCGCTCGGGGACGCCCCTGGTGGTGATGAACGCGCGCTACGACCTCTCCCTGCTCGACCGCGAGTGCCGACGCTACGGCGTCGAGTCGGTCAGCGAGCGGCTGGGCGGCGCGCCCTCACCCGTCATCGATCCGCTCGTGATCGACAAGCACGTCGACAAGTACCGGAAGGGAAGGAGGGCCCTCCACGCCCTCTGCGCCCACTACGGAGTACCGCTCGACGCCGCGCACGACGCGAAGGCGGACGCCGTGGCAGCCGCCCTGGTGGTGCGCCGGATGGCGGAGAGGCACCTGCCGGTCGGAGCGATGTCCCTGGCGGACCTGCACGACCTCCAGGTGCGCGCGGCTGCCGAGCAGTCGGTCTCCTTGCAGGCCTATCTGCGGCGTACCGCCGACCCGGCGGCAGTGGTCGAGCCCGCCTGGCCGCTCGTTCCCCGGAGCGGGTGACCGCCTTCGGGAGCCGGACCGCCCCGGTGTCATGTCGCCGCACCCGCACGGTCCGGTGAAGCGCCTTCCCCGCCGTGCGGCGCCGGGACGCCCCGACGGCCCGTGCGGTCCATCTCACGCCATTCCGGCCGCAGTCCGGCCAGGTTCGTGGTGAGGAAGTACAGGGCCCCGCAGGTGAGCAGCACCGGTGTGAGCCCGAGAGCGGTCACCGCCGCCCCGGCGAGAAGCCCGCCGACGGGGATGCCGGCCCAGGCCAGCGAGTCGCCGAGCGCGTTGACCCGGCCCAGCATGCGGCGCGGCACCCGCTCCACGAGGACGGCTCCCAGCACGGGGTTGATGAAGCCCCCGCCGAAGCCGGCGACGGCGAAGACGGCGACGACCGTCCACAGCGGGGCGTCCGAGGCGAGGACCAGGAATCTCGGAGCCCCGATGAGGAGGAACCCGCCGAGGACGACGAACTTGCGCCGGAGCCCGTGCGCGGTCGCCGCGGCGATCAGGCTCCCGGCGACCGCCGCCACGCCCAGCGCACTGCCGGTCAGACCGATCGCGGCCGGGCCGTGGCCGGACTCCCGGGCCCACAGGGGGATGAGCACGGAGTTGATGGCGGCGTCCAGCAGGTTGGTGACGCCCACCGTGACGATGACGGTGAGCAGCAGGGGTTCGCCGCGGAGGAAGGTGAAGCCTTCGCCGAACCGCCGCCAGTAGCCCGGTTCCTTCGAGCCCGCAGCCACCGGTTCCTGGTCGGCCGCCCGCCCGACGCCGCGGGGCAGAGCAACTCCGATGATGATCGATCCGAGCGCGAAGGAGGCGGCGTTGAGGGCGAGTCCGGTCAGGGTACCGAGCAGCGCCACCAGGGAACCGCCCACGGCCGGCCCGAGGGTGGACGCGAGGCGCTCGATCACGCCGGACACGCCCATGGCGCGCTCCAGCGGTACTCCGCCGCGCTCGGCCGCTTCCGGCACCATGACTTCCTTGGCCAGGTCGCCGGGGCCGCGGGCCGCGCCGACCACCGCGACGAGGGACAGCAGGAGCGGAAAGGACAGCAGGTGCAGGGCGTGGAGGAGGGGGACCAGGGCGGCGGCGACCGCACTGACCGTGTCCGTCGTCCACGAGACGACCCGTGGGCCCATGCGGTCCACCACCGGCCCCGCGAGCGCCTTGACCAGGACGTACGGAGCCATCTCGCAGAAGGCGACCAGTCCGGTCCGGGTGGCGCTCCCGGTCGTGACGAGCACGAACCAGGGGAGAGCCACGGCCGAGATCCGCGTACCGGTCAGCGATACGGCCATGGCCGCCAGCACTCCGCCCAGCGGCCGTAAGGACCGCCCGTCGGGTATGCCGCCGGTGACCGGGGCAGTAGCCCCGGTCATGACTCCTCCGACGCGATCCCGGAGCCGGTGCGCTCCTCGGGCGGAACGCGTGTGTCCGGCTCGGGCAGGATGTGTGTGATGAGGTCGACCCGCTGCGCCCCCTTGGGAGCACCGGCGGCGGCGTCCGGGCCGTCCGCCCGGTAGCGGGCGACGACGGCCCTCAACTCCTGCCGCAGGGACACGGCTTCGTCGGGGGTGAGCCACAGGGACCAGTCGCTCATGTCGAAGGTCCCCCGCCACGCCTCGGGCAGTGTCTGCACCTCGTTCAGCGCCTGCTGGGCGCGCAGGGTGTAGGTGGCGGCGACGGACTGAAGGTACGCCAGCGCTGCTTCGGGCTCCTGGTCGACCAGGTTCCAGTCGCTGAGCTCGGTCGTCCGGTGGACCGAACGCCACCAGCGTTCCCGCGCGTTGCCGCGCTCCGCGTCCTCCTCGACGAATCCGGCCGCACCGAGTTGACGCAGGTGATAGCTGGCCGTCCCGGAGTTCACCCCCAGCCGCTCCGCGAGGCGGGTCGCGGTCGACGGGCCGTGGCTCCGCAGCACCTCGACCAGCTGCACGCGCAGCGGATGCGCCAGGGCGCGAAGTCCCTTGGCGTCCAGGACGACTGAGTTCTTCTCGGTGGAGCCGTCGGCTCTCTCCGTGGCATCGGTCATGGCGTACACCGTAGACCGCAAAGAGTTCTTCGCAAAGGGTTGTTTGCGAAGAACTCTTTGCGGTCTCTGTCCGGCAGGGATCGACGGGAGGGGCCGCCGCACCTCAGAAGGGGTACCACCGCACCTCCGGGTCGCCGTCCCGGAGCGAGGCGACCCGGCGGCGGAACTCGTCGAGCGCCTTCGGGTTGGCCGGAGCGTGCTGGGCGACCCAGGCGCAGCTCGCCGTCTCCCGCGCCCCGCGCAGCACGGCGCAGCCGTCCCACTCCCGTACGTCCCAGCCGTAGGCGGCGGTGAACGCGTCGTACGCGTCGGCGGGCAGCCCGTACCGGTCGCGGGAGAGCGCGAGCACCACGAGGTCGTGCTCGCGCAGGTCGAAGGAGAAGGTCTCCAGGTCCACCAGCACCGGGCCGTCCGGGCCGACATGCACGTTGCGCGGCAGCGCGTCGCCGTGCACGGGGCCCGGGGGCAGGTGCGGTACGAGCGCGGCGGCGGCAGCCGCGAAGCCGTCCCGGCGCGCGCGCAGATAGTCGGCGTCCGCCGGGTCGATCGCGTCGCCCGCCAGCTGGAGCCAGCGCTCGACCCCGCCGAGCAGCTCGCGGCGGGGCAGGGTGAGGTGCTCCGGCGCGGGCAGCGCGTGCACCAAGGTCAACAGGGGGGCCAGATCGCGCGGTTCGGGCGCCCGCACGGCGTCCGGAAGCCGGTGCCAGAGGGTCACCGGGTGCCCCTCCACCATGCGGGGCGCGGGCTCGGCGGCGCGTACGGCCGGGACCCCGCAGTCCGCGAGCCAGCCGGCCACGGCGACCTCGCGTGCGGCGCGTTCGCGCAGCTCCGGGTGGTGCGTCGCGTCGCGGCCGACCTTGACCACCAGATCACCCACGGCGAAGGCCGCGTTCTCGCCCAGTGCCAGGAGTTCCGCCCCGGAGGCGGGACCGGAAGAGCCTTTTCCGGCCAGTCCTGCCGCGGTCAGTACCTCGCGTGCTCGCTCTTCGTTCATGGCCCGATTTTCGCATTCCCGCAGGCCACCTTGACGAACGGTCGGCTCGTCAGGACCATGACGGAGGCCGGGTGAGCGGCCAGAGCGGCAGGAAGCCGATCAGATGAGACGAAGAGGGCAGACAGTGACATTGGCGACTCCGGCCGCGACGGAGCGGACGGGCGGTCGGTGGTCGGGCGGTCGGTGGCCGAGGCAGCGCCGCGCGGACGACGGGCGCGGCGGCGAACGGGCCGCCCGGGACAGGGCCACCTGGTTCCTGGTGCTGCCCGCGCTCCTCCCGATCCTCGTCCTCAGCGTCGGACCGCTGCTCTACGGCATCGGGCTCGCGTTCACCGACGCGCAGTCGGGCCGCACCCGCTCCACCCAGTGGATCGGCGCGCTGAACTTCCAGGACCTCCTGCACGACACCCTCTTCTGGGACTCCTTCCGGATCGGACTGCTCTGGGCGGTCGGCGTCACCGTCCCCCAGTTCGTGCTCGCCCTCGGCCTCGCGCTGCTGCTCAACGAGAACCTGCGGATGCGCTGGCTGGCCCGCGCGCTGGCGATCATCCCCTGGGCGATGCCCGAGGTCGTCGTCGGCATCATGTGGCGGCTGGTCTACAACCCGGACGCCGGCATCCTCAACGAGACCATCCGCGACCTCGGCCTCGGTGACGGCCGCGACTGGCTCACCGGCTTCGGTACCGCGCTGCCCGCCGTGATCGTCGTGGGCGTCTGGGCCGGAATGCCCCAGTCCACCGTCGCCCTGCTGGCCGGACTCCAGAACACCCCGCACGAACTCCACGAGGCCGCCGCCCTCGACGGCGCCGGGGCCTGGCGCCGCTTCCGTACCGTCACCTGGCCCGCACTCAAACCCGTCGCGCTCTCCATCACGGCGCTCAACTTCATCTGGAACTTCAACTCCTTCGCCCTGGTCTACGTCCTGACCAGCGGCGGACCCGGCGGACGGACCCGGCTGCCGATGCTCTTCGCGTACGAAGAGGCCTTCCGGTACGGACAGTTCGGCTACGCGGCGGCGATGGGCTGTGTGATGGTCGCGGTGATCTCCGTGATCCTCGCCGTGTACCTCGCCGGCCGGCTCCGGGGAGGCGACGACAAGTGAGCATGCGTACCGGACGTGCCACCCGCGCGGGGCAGTACCTCGCGCTCACCGGGTACCTCGTCTTCCTGGCCTTCCCGTTCCTCTGGCTGATCTCCACGGCCTTCAAACCCGCCCGCGAACTGGGCTCGCTGCACCCCACCTGGATTCCCCGGCACCCCACCCTGGACAACTTCCGCCAGGCCTTCGACGAGCAGCCGCTGCTCCAGGCCGCCGGGAACTCGGTCCTGGCCGCCGTCAGCGCCGGAATGATCTGCGTCCTGATCGCCACCCCGATGGCCTACGTGATGGCCCGCCACCGCGGCAAGCTCTCGGCCGCCGCCACCGGCTGGGTCGTGATCAGCCAGGCGTTCCCCTTCGTCCTGCTGATCATCCCGCTCTTCCTCATCCTCAAGAACCTGCACCTGATCAACTCCCTGGCGGGCCTGATCATGGTCTACGTCGTCTGGTCGCTTCCCTTCGCGCTCTGGATGCTGGTCGGCTACGTCCGGGCCGTCCCCGCAGAACTGGAGGAAGCCGCCTCCGTCGACGGCGCCGGACGCCTGCGCACCCTCGTCTCGGTCACCGCCCCGCTGCTGGCCCCCGGCATCGTGGCCACCGCCCTCTTCGCGTTCATCACCGCCTGGAACGAGTTCTTCTTCGCCCTCGTCCTGCTCAAGACCCCGGAGAAGCAGACCTTGCCGGTCGTCCTCACCCACTTCATCGGAGCCGAGGGCGCGGCCGACCTCGGTCCGCTCGCCGCCGCCGCGTTCCTCGCCACCCTGCCCTCGCTGCTCCTCTTCGCCTTCATCCAGCGCCGGATCACCGGCGGCATGCTGGCCGGGGCGGTGAAGAGCTGATGCGCGCGCTCACCAGGGCGGCCGCCGCGGCGGCCACCGCGCTCACCCTGCTGCTCGCCGGATGCTCCGGCGGCGGCGCGGACGGCACCGACGCCGACGGGACGGTGCACCTGCGCTTCCAGTCGCTGGCCTGGCAGACGGAGTCCGTCAAGGCCAACAAGGAACTCGTCGCGGAGTGGAACGCCACCCACCCCGACATCCAGGTGGACTACGTCCAGGGCAGCTGGGACAGCGTCCACGACCAGTTGCTGACCTCGTTCGAGGGCGGCGAGGCGCCCGACATCATCCACGACGCCTCCGACGACCTCGCCGACTTCGCGTACGGCGGCTACCTCGCCGATCTCCGTACCCTCCTGCCCGGCCGGCTGACCGAGGACATCCCGGCGGCATCCTGGTCCACCACCACCTTCGACGGCGGCGTCTACGGCGTGCCGTTCCTCCAGGAACCCAAGGTCCTCATCGCCAACACCAAGATCCTCAGGGCCTCGGGCGTCCGCATCCCCACCGCCGACCGGCCGTGGAGCTGGCAGGAGTTCCGCCAGGTCACCAAGGAGCTCACCGGCAAGGGCCGGTACGGGGTCGCCTGGCCGCTCAAGGAACCCGTCTCCGTCACCCTCAACCTCGGGCTCTCCGCCGGAGGACAGCTCTTCCACCGGGGCGAGGACGGGAAGGTGGACCTCCGCTTCGGCGAGGGCGACTCCGTGGTGCCCCGGACCATCCACGACCAGGTCACCGTCGACCACAGCGCCGCCCGGACCGCCCTCGGCATGGGCGGTTCCGACACCCTGCCCGGGTTCTTCGGCGGCAAGTACGCCATGGTGCCGCTCGGCTTCGCCTACCGGCAGCAGGTCGTCGAACAGGCCCCCGAGGGCTTCGAGTGGAGCGTGCTGCCCGCACCCGCCGGCAGCGACGGCACGGCCCAGGGGGTGAGCCCGCAGACCCTCTCCGTCTCCGAGGACAGCCCGCACAAGAAGGAGGCGGTGGAGTTCATCGACTTCCTGCTCGACCCGCCCAACACGGTCCGCCTCGCCAAGGGCGACTGGATGCTGCCCACCGGCACGAAGGCGCTCGCCGACCCGGCTTTGCACACCGAGGACCAGGGCTGGGCCACCGGCACCGCCCTGGCCCAGCAGCTCCGACCGGCCCCCGCCCAGTCCGTACGCGGCTACCCGGAGTGGAAGGACAAGGTGGCCACCCCCGCGCTCCAGGAGTACTACAGCGGCACGATCGGCCTCGACGAGCTGACGGACCGGCTGGTGGACGACGGGAACCGGGTCCTCGCCCGCTACCAGCGCTGACCCGCCGGACCCCGCCCGTGCGGGGGAGCGGCTGCACGGTGGGCCGCCCGCGCGGCGCGTGGCTGCGCGGGCGGCTGCCCGTGCGCGGGCCGTGGCTACACGGTGGGCCGCTGGAGCCAGAGCCACTGCGCGTAGGTGAGCGTCCCGTGGTCGGCGGGCTCCCGGGTGACCAGGCTCCCGTCCCGCATGGCCCGGCCCATCGCGCCGGGCAGCGGGACCTCCACGACCGGACCCCGCTTGCCCGTGTGGTGCGCGTACGCCCTGACCATCGCGGACATCGACTCGACCCGCGGCCCGCCCAGGTCGGGGACGCGCCCCGCAGGGGAGCCGGTGGCCAGCTCCACCAGCCGCTCGGCCACCTCGCGGGCGGCGACCGGCTCGGACTTCATCCTCGGTACGGCCACCAGCGGGCCCACCCTGATCTGCCCGTGGATCTGCCCCGCGAACTCGTGGAACTGCGTCGCCCGCAGGATCGTCCACGGCACCGCGCCGCTCTCGACCAGCCGCTCCTGGGCCACCTTGCCGGCGTAGTAGCCGTGCGGGGCCCGGTCGATGCCGACGATCGACAGCGCGACGTGGTGCCCCACCCCGGCCGCCTGCTCCGAGGCCTGCAACAGCCGGGTCACCGAGGTGAAGAACTCCGCCGACGCCTTGGCGGACATGGTCTGCTTCGACGTCACGTCCACCACCGCCGTGACCCCCTGGAGCGCCTCGTCCGCACCGGAGCCGGAGACCAGGTCGACACCGTTCGAACGGGACAGCACCACCGCCTCGTGGCCCCGCTCGCGGACCACGTCGACCACATGCCGCCCGACGGTGCCGGTGCCGCCGGCCACTGCGATCTTCACGCGGATCTCCTGTCACCGGGCATCGGGCTTCGAACGGATCTTCCAGGGAGAACTCCGCCGACCTGCTCCGGCGCCCTCCGGCACCGATCATCCCTCCGCCCGGGGCGGTCGGCACGCGGGCGCCCGGACCGGGGAAGGCGGCCTTCGGCCGGACGGCCGAGGGAATTCCTCCGTCCCGGATCACCTGTCCGGGGCAGCCCTTAG from the Streptomyces sp. NBC_01335 genome contains:
- a CDS encoding carbohydrate ABC transporter permease, which translates into the protein MTLATPAATERTGGRWSGGRWPRQRRADDGRGGERAARDRATWFLVLPALLPILVLSVGPLLYGIGLAFTDAQSGRTRSTQWIGALNFQDLLHDTLFWDSFRIGLLWAVGVTVPQFVLALGLALLLNENLRMRWLARALAIIPWAMPEVVVGIMWRLVYNPDAGILNETIRDLGLGDGRDWLTGFGTALPAVIVVGVWAGMPQSTVALLAGLQNTPHELHEAAALDGAGAWRRFRTVTWPALKPVALSITALNFIWNFNSFALVYVLTSGGPGGRTRLPMLFAYEEAFRYGQFGYAAAMGCVMVAVISVILAVYLAGRLRGGDDK
- a CDS encoding SAV2148 family HEPN domain-containing protein, giving the protein MSSGGFELPPGDVSHEGESNDGPPGTVSLAQPLEIGAELGWSAEDWGEVRTRAQRAGRAYIWLNLVEQRLRAVVSAVLRPVYAPVNGEDWVVAAAGPAGQEWVQRAVAVREVSRRKGYLLDPADDNVLSFLTLPQLRELMVQHWPCFEPYFDDRRDVELALDELEVARNVVSRNRALNEAVHAQAERASQRLLTILGGGAAVPSSDRLPVDAVESLVGDRYADVVQVHPDRVRLQRQLPAEDLFGNARRLDAIGIGLNLLVQNFSGRRLVRLAETGCRIRLLFINPASSAVRRRERELNLRKGELSRSVEMNILHMRRVRARLRDPGAFQIQVFDETPRFTAYLVDGDGPDAVGVVQPYLRRARGMEAPVLVLRGGGRAVVRAGQEAEHGLFETYREEFESVWTDSRPVS
- a CDS encoding 3'-5' exonuclease → MSWISGPLVAFDLETTGTDVETDRIVTAAVVRLDPDGTVAEERTWLLDPGVAIPEQASAIHGISTDRAREHGAPAAAAVEEITRTVADGLRSGTPLVVMNARYDLSLLDRECRRYGVESVSERLGGAPSPVIDPLVIDKHVDKYRKGRRALHALCAHYGVPLDAAHDAKADAVAAALVVRRMAERHLPVGAMSLADLHDLQVRAAAEQSVSLQAYLRRTADPAAVVEPAWPLVPRSG
- a CDS encoding MFS transporter — its product is MTGATAPVTGGIPDGRSLRPLGGVLAAMAVSLTGTRISAVALPWFVLVTTGSATRTGLVAFCEMAPYVLVKALAGPVVDRMGPRVVSWTTDTVSAVAAALVPLLHALHLLSFPLLLSLVAVVGAARGPGDLAKEVMVPEAAERGGVPLERAMGVSGVIERLASTLGPAVGGSLVALLGTLTGLALNAASFALGSIIIGVALPRGVGRAADQEPVAAGSKEPGYWRRFGEGFTFLRGEPLLLTVIVTVGVTNLLDAAINSVLIPLWARESGHGPAAIGLTGSALGVAAVAGSLIAAATAHGLRRKFVVLGGFLLIGAPRFLVLASDAPLWTVVAVFAVAGFGGGFINPVLGAVLVERVPRRMLGRVNALGDSLAWAGIPVGGLLAGAAVTALGLTPVLLTCGALYFLTTNLAGLRPEWREMDRTGRRGVPAPHGGEGASPDRAGAAT
- a CDS encoding carbohydrate ABC transporter permease, which gives rise to MSMRTGRATRAGQYLALTGYLVFLAFPFLWLISTAFKPARELGSLHPTWIPRHPTLDNFRQAFDEQPLLQAAGNSVLAAVSAGMICVLIATPMAYVMARHRGKLSAAATGWVVISQAFPFVLLIIPLFLILKNLHLINSLAGLIMVYVVWSLPFALWMLVGYVRAVPAELEEAASVDGAGRLRTLVSVTAPLLAPGIVATALFAFITAWNEFFFALVLLKTPEKQTLPVVLTHFIGAEGAADLGPLAAAAFLATLPSLLLFAFIQRRITGGMLAGAVKS
- a CDS encoding SDR family oxidoreductase, which produces MKIAVAGGTGTVGRHVVDVVRERGHEAVVLSRSNGVDLVSGSGADEALQGVTAVVDVTSKQTMSAKASAEFFTSVTRLLQASEQAAGVGHHVALSIVGIDRAPHGYYAGKVAQERLVESGAVPWTILRATQFHEFAGQIHGQIRVGPLVAVPRMKSEPVAAREVAERLVELATGSPAGRVPDLGGPRVESMSAMVRAYAHHTGKRGPVVEVPLPGAMGRAMRDGSLVTREPADHGTLTYAQWLWLQRPTV
- a CDS encoding phosphotransferase enzyme family protein, producing the protein MNEERAREVLTAAGLAGKGSSGPASGAELLALGENAAFAVGDLVVKVGRDATHHPELRERAAREVAVAGWLADCGVPAVRAAEPAPRMVEGHPVTLWHRLPDAVRAPEPRDLAPLLTLVHALPAPEHLTLPRRELLGGVERWLQLAGDAIDPADADYLRARRDGFAAAAAALVPHLPPGPVHGDALPRNVHVGPDGPVLVDLETFSFDLREHDLVVLALSRDRYGLPADAYDAFTAAYGWDVREWDGCAVLRGARETASCAWVAQHAPANPKALDEFRRRVASLRDGDPEVRWYPF
- a CDS encoding ABC transporter substrate-binding protein; protein product: MRALTRAAAAAATALTLLLAGCSGGGADGTDADGTVHLRFQSLAWQTESVKANKELVAEWNATHPDIQVDYVQGSWDSVHDQLLTSFEGGEAPDIIHDASDDLADFAYGGYLADLRTLLPGRLTEDIPAASWSTTTFDGGVYGVPFLQEPKVLIANTKILRASGVRIPTADRPWSWQEFRQVTKELTGKGRYGVAWPLKEPVSVTLNLGLSAGGQLFHRGEDGKVDLRFGEGDSVVPRTIHDQVTVDHSAARTALGMGGSDTLPGFFGGKYAMVPLGFAYRQQVVEQAPEGFEWSVLPAPAGSDGTAQGVSPQTLSVSEDSPHKKEAVEFIDFLLDPPNTVRLAKGDWMLPTGTKALADPALHTEDQGWATGTALAQQLRPAPAQSVRGYPEWKDKVATPALQEYYSGTIGLDELTDRLVDDGNRVLARYQR
- a CDS encoding ArsR/SmtB family transcription factor encodes the protein MTDATERADGSTEKNSVVLDAKGLRALAHPLRVQLVEVLRSHGPSTATRLAERLGVNSGTASYHLRQLGAAGFVEEDAERGNARERWWRSVHRTTELSDWNLVDQEPEAALAYLQSVAATYTLRAQQALNEVQTLPEAWRGTFDMSDWSLWLTPDEAVSLRQELRAVVARYRADGPDAAAGAPKGAQRVDLITHILPEPDTRVPPEERTGSGIASEES